GTCGGCGCTTGCAGCTTTGAAGACCATTCTCTATCCATTTCTGCCTTTTAGTTCTGGGAGACTTCATAAATTTCTCGGCTTCGATGGCAGCATTGAGACAACTGGCTGGAAGGCTCAATCGCCGGTGCCGGGGCGTAAGCTGCCGGTGCCGGAGCCACTGTTCCATAAGCTGGATGACAGCGTTGTTGCTGAGGGAACCAGTCGCCTGGGGTCTGGTGGATCAAGTGAATCTCAGTGATATTTACAAACCCGTACAAGAGGACCTGGAGAAGGTCGAGCGAAGCTTAGAAGAGATAGCTGATTCTGAATTTCCCTTGCTGGCACAGTTGCTGGCGTATACTTTGAAGAATGGCGGGAAACGCATTCGGCCAGCCCTTACTTTGCTTGCCGGTAAGTTTTATGTCTATGACGCCGCTCTGATTGTTCTGATGGCGATGGCGATAGAACTTCTCCATACTGCTACTCTAGTTCATGATGATATTGTGGATAATTCACCGGTTCGGCGTGGTAAGCCGACGGTTAGCCGTGCCTGGGGTGAGAACAGGGCCTTGCTCCTCGGTGATTACCTTTTTGCTAAAGCCGGCAGTCTAGCGGCGAGCACGAGGAATTTGAGAGTTGTAAAGCTGTTCTCCCAGACACTGATGACTATTTCCGGTGGTGAATTAAAGCAGACCGGTGTCTCCTTCGACTTGGCAAGCGCTCGTGAATATTACTTTGCCTGGATTGGCGCCAAGACAGCCTGCCTTTTTTCAGCGGCAACTGAGTCTGGCGCTATTTTAAGTCAGGCGCCTGAAGATGCTATTGAGGCGATGAGGGACTATGGCCATAATCTTGGGATGGCATTTCAGGTTGTGGATGATGTTCTAGACTTTGTGGGTGAAGAAAATGAGCTGGGTAAGCCAGTAGGTTCTGATTTGCGTGAAGGGACAATGACCTTGCCGTCCATATTGTTTGCTGAGTCTCATCCTGAGGATAACCTAATAAAGAGCGTTGTTGAAAAGAGGGATACGGAAAGCGTGGCACTGGCCGTGGAGAGGATTCGTAATTCGCCGGTTATCGATGAGTGCCTGGCATTGGCTTCGGAATTTTGCTCACGAGCCAGACTAGCTTTGGAAAAGCTTCCTGATAATAGTGCCCGTCAGTCTCTACTGGGGTTGGCAGCCTACATTGTCGAACGCCAGAAATAGATTAAAAGCCACAAGTTAAAAAGACAAATAGAAATGCAAAAATTACCGTTTTGGATTTTGACTTGTAAATTTCGAATTTGTTTATGATTTAGGGATTGTGGTATTTGGGATTTGCCTATCAGGAGGCTGGTGTGGCTTGTAGTTGAGGTGAAGGCAGAGGCTCTTTGAGCAAGGTCTCAAATTCTGCTTCTTCTATGGTCTCCGTAGTCATGAGGCGTGCTGCAATTAACTTCAGCCTTTCTTTGTTATCAGTCAAAATCTTCTTGGCAGTGTTGTGAGCATGCTGAATAAGTGTATTGACCTCTTCATCAATTTCGTCGGCCACCTTGTCACCGTAATTGCGCTGCTCGTGGATTTCACGGCCGAGGAAAACCAGCTCCTCTCGTTTGCCGAAGGTGCGTGGTCCTAGCTTGTCGCTCATTCCGTATTCGGTCACCATCTTTCGGGCAAGGCCAGTTGCCTGTTCCAAATCATTTTGAGCTCCGGTGGTTACTTCACCGAAGATGATCTCCTCGGCGGCTCGCCCGGCAAGGCTTACTGCCAGTCTATCCTCAAATTGGGAGTGTGTCCACAGGTGGCGGTCTTCGGTAGGCAGGAAGCGAGTCCAGCCTCCTATCATGCCTCGAGCTACGACAGAGATTTTATGTACTGGGTCAGCATTGGGCAGCATTTTAGCGGCCAGCGCATGGCCGGTTTCGTGATAGGCAATGATTTCCTTTTCCTTTTGACTTATAATTCGCCCTTTCTTTTCCGGACCGGCGATAACGCGGTCGATGGAATCCTCCAGCTCTTTCATGCCGACATCTTTGCGATCACGTCTAGCTGCCAGAATGGCCCCCTCATTTATAAGATTGGCTAAATCTGCGCCGCTGAAACCAGGGGTCTGCTTGGCTAGCACTTCTAGGTTAGCGTCTTTTGCCAGAGGCTTGCCCTTAGCGTGAACCTGGAGTATGGCTTTTCGACCGTTTATGTCTGGCTGGTCAATGACAACATGGCGGTCGAAGCGGCCAGGTCGCAGCAAAGCCGGGTCAAGGATATCGGGACGATTAGTCGCCGAGAGGACAATGACGTTGGTGCTGCTATCGAAGCCATCCATTTCCACCAATATCTGGTTTAGGGTTTGTTCTCGTTCGTCGTGGCCTCCGCCCAAGCCGGCGCCACGATGCCTGCCTACGGCATCGATCTCATCAACGAAGACGATGCACGGTGCATTGCGCTTGGCCTGTTCAAAAAGGTCTCTAACCCGGGAAGCGCCGACGCCGACGAACATCTCTACAAATTCACTGCCGCTGATAGAGAAAAAGGGGACTCCAGCCTCGCCGGCAACAGCTTTGGCTATTAGAGTCTTTCCACATCCGGGTGGCCCCACCAGTAGAACACCTCGCGGGATGCGAGCTCCTAAAGCCAGGAATTTTTGAGGCGATTTAAGGAACTCAACTATCTCCTGGAGTTCCCCCTTAGCCTCATCAACTCCAGCAACGTCGGCAAAGGTGACGGTAGGCTTGTTGCCAGATGCCAGCCGAGCCCGGCTCTTGGCGAAATTGAAGGCTTGAGTATTGGCACCTCGGGCTGAACGGAAAAGGAAGAAGAGCAGTGCACCGAATAGAAGCAGAGGAATGAAGCTGATTAATACGCCTCCCCAGTCGAAGCCGCCAGCTTTGACAGTAAATTTCACTCCGTCCTCGCCGAGCGTTATCCCGGCTTCCTTAAGGCTGTCCATAAGCTCCTTGGTGCTACCTACAAAAGAGGCCTCGATTTTCTTTTCATCGCCCTTCAAGCCGATGAGGGTAGCCCCGTCCTGTTGAATAGTATCGATTTCCCCCTGCTTGGCCTGTTCGACGAATGTGTAGAAGTCCACTTCCTTTGGCTTCTTAGACGTCGGCAGAAAGCTGAAAGCCAAGGCTAAGATGGCTACCAGAATCAGAATGTAGAATAAACCACCTTGCCACCACTTCGGTTTCATATTTTGCTCCACACCCTATTATATCAAATGCCAATGAATATAGAAAAAACAGGAGGCTTCGAGAATAATTGCCTGTCATTGTGAGGCATGTAGTGCTATGGCAATCTCAGGCAAATTAGAAATCAAATGTGAAAATGCAAAATGAGAAGTCAAAAGTTAAAGGTAGGGATAGACCTTCAGGTCTGCTCCCTTCTAAAAGAAAAAACGAATTTGTGCATTTTTATTTGTCATTTTGATGTTCAACCTTTCAATTTTGAGTTCAGAGTTTCCCTCGCTGAGCGTCTCTGTAGGTCTGCTGCAAAAGCAAGGCGTCTTCCTCAAGATTGGGACTTTCATTGATGACCAGCCCTTTTACGTTATAGTCGCTTAGCGCGTGGATAAACTCGACGTAGTTGAAATCTGACTCTTTTAGTTCCAGGTGTTTGGTTTCTCCACTTTTGCCATAGGCTATGCCCGAGACATGAATGTGCATATTATCCAACGCCTGTCTGCCCAGCTTAGCCTCCACTTGCTTTAGGGCGAAGGCGAATTCATCGTAGGAATTGAACTTGCCGGTGCGGGCATGCCAGTGGGCGAAATCTATGCATGGAGCTACGCCTTCCACCTCGGCGCTCAGATCAATCGTCTCCTCCAGGGTGCCAAACTGGCTGGCCTTGCCGGTTACCTCAGGTCTTATCCAGACCCGATTGCCTTCGGCTCTTAATTGACGGGTTAGCTGCTGAAGTTGCTTCTTGACCTGTTCATAGACTTGGCTCGGCGGGTCACTGAGATAGAAGGCGGCGTGGAAGACGATGCTTGTGGCGCCACAGAGGGCAGCAATGCGGGCTGTCTGGAGCACTCTCTCTTGGCTGGCTTTTATCTTCTCGGGTTCTCTGGCATTGAGGTTTATGA
This genomic interval from Chloroflexota bacterium contains the following:
- a CDS encoding polyprenyl synthetase family protein, which encodes MTALLLREPVAWGLVDQVNLSDIYKPVQEDLEKVERSLEEIADSEFPLLAQLLAYTLKNGGKRIRPALTLLAGKFYVYDAALIVLMAMAIELLHTATLVHDDIVDNSPVRRGKPTVSRAWGENRALLLGDYLFAKAGSLAASTRNLRVVKLFSQTLMTISGGELKQTGVSFDLASAREYYFAWIGAKTACLFSAATESGAILSQAPEDAIEAMRDYGHNLGMAFQVVDDVLDFVGEENELGKPVGSDLREGTMTLPSILFAESHPEDNLIKSVVEKRDTESVALAVERIRNSPVIDECLALASEFCSRARLALEKLPDNSARQSLLGLAAYIVERQK
- a CDS encoding ATP-dependent metallopeptidase FtsH/Yme1/Tma family protein; protein product: MKPKWWQGGLFYILILVAILALAFSFLPTSKKPKEVDFYTFVEQAKQGEIDTIQQDGATLIGLKGDEKKIEASFVGSTKELMDSLKEAGITLGEDGVKFTVKAGGFDWGGVLISFIPLLLFGALLFFLFRSARGANTQAFNFAKSRARLASGNKPTVTFADVAGVDEAKGELQEIVEFLKSPQKFLALGARIPRGVLLVGPPGCGKTLIAKAVAGEAGVPFFSISGSEFVEMFVGVGASRVRDLFEQAKRNAPCIVFVDEIDAVGRHRGAGLGGGHDEREQTLNQILVEMDGFDSSTNVIVLSATNRPDILDPALLRPGRFDRHVVIDQPDINGRKAILQVHAKGKPLAKDANLEVLAKQTPGFSGADLANLINEGAILAARRDRKDVGMKELEDSIDRVIAGPEKKGRIISQKEKEIIAYHETGHALAAKMLPNADPVHKISVVARGMIGGWTRFLPTEDRHLWTHSQFEDRLAVSLAGRAAEEIIFGEVTTGAQNDLEQATGLARKMVTEYGMSDKLGPRTFGKREELVFLGREIHEQRNYGDKVADEIDEEVNTLIQHAHNTAKKILTDNKERLKLIAARLMTTETIEEAEFETLLKEPLPSPQLQATPAS
- a CDS encoding TIM barrel protein — protein: MEKLFFGPAGVPHSSRVKSTAGGIERITELGLGCMELEFVQGVKMNRDTALTVAEIASRKKVALTAHGPYFINLNAREPEKIKASQERVLQTARIAALCGATSIVFHAAFYLSDPPSQVYEQVKKQLQQLTRQLRAEGNRVWIRPEVTGKASQFGTLEETIDLSAEVEGVAPCIDFAHWHARTGKFNSYDEFAFALKQVEAKLGRQALDNMHIHVSGIAYGKSGETKHLELKESDFNYVEFIHALSDYNVKGLVINESPNLEEDALLLQQTYRDAQRGKL